One region of Plasmodium gaboni strain SY75 chromosome 6, whole genome shotgun sequence genomic DNA includes:
- a CDS encoding JmjC domain containing protein: MLRSKNEEKNFEEYSKWIKRKIKKISRDEIKTARTYEEVINKYHIKKVPKVSNLSNNISSDYFYNFYYEKKQPLIISKLQDKIGQCINIFNSTNIIKHIGDTKISIHVGHSKFLNNVDKNFRYTLSTLKEFIELISKEDDKKETFNIHITKDKIYIKLKKKNKKMKHTNISSYNSNINDIMDKKNENYLSDVLRTSLYKKHDYHNEKKDSINNVYNNTHMYSIDNNNYNNNNNNLYYYYYRSLGVNQFKDVSNIKKMNSFIKDNFFLPQAIYPPYHLFNFFSSILRIGQTNLFIWLHYDIPDNFLIQIKGRKKILLIPPKYIQYFNILDSSSSYNLFHILTKKKLNKREKSIKKIICKYSYVADLYEGDILFIPSLWLHYVYNMPPHTYIKRKYKQIHQFCFIKKKKKKRKKSKRKLKNKHIKATLNERKKYIRLFSYGYSKFKFIGNNQIKKKKKKKLSHIHNKKQNKIYLKKNGYYNNENINNSDNFLINEDELIEHYNHLENPSYYLQSKYNINNNTYNNNNFINNTSKGIISKEDIINKNNYPINVEKDIYNHSQNSTYINTKLNISINYFFRNKNEAMIFNKKDLYGNQDINVANQIFKKIQKEIEPLLHMNPKYKNFYIQKIKGFLYANLDEDYI, encoded by the coding sequence atgttaaGATCAAAAAATGAAGAGAAAAACTTTGAAGAATACTCAAAATGGATAAAAcgtaaaataaaaaaaatatcaagagatgaaataaaaacaGCCAGGACATACGAAGAGGttataaacaaatatcatataaaaaaagtacCTAAGGTATCAAACCTATCAAACAATATATCATCtgattatttttataatttttattatgaaaaGAAGCAACCACttattatatcaaaatTACAAGATAAGATAGGGcaatgtataaatatattcaacagtacaaatattattaaacatataGGAGATACAAAAATAAGTATACATGTAGGTCATTCTAAATTCTTAAATAATGTAGATAAAAATTTTCGTTATACATTATCTACACTAAAAGAATTTATTGAATTGATTTCAAAAGAGGATGATAAAAAGGAAACTTTTAACATACATATTACAAAAGACAAAAtctatataaaattaaaaaaaaaaaataaaaaaatgaaacacacaaatatttcttcatataatagtaatataaatgacATTATggacaaaaaaaatgaaaactATTTATCTGATGTTTTGAGGAcatctttatataaaaagcatgattatcataatgaaaaaaaggattcaataaataatgtatataataatactcATATGTATTCTATcgataataataattataataataataataataatttgtattattattattatagaTCTCTTGGAGTAAACCAATTTAAAGATGTttcaaatattaaaaagatgaactcatttattaaagataatttttttttacctCAAGCTATATATCCTCCTTACCatctttttaatttcttttcCTCCATATTAAGAATTGGACAAACCAATTTGTTCATATGGTTACATTATGATATACCagataattttttaatacaaataaaaggaagaaaaaaaattttattaataccaccaaaatatattcaatattttaatatcCTTGATTCGTCTTCTTCTTATAActtatttcatattttaacaaaaaaaaaattaaataaaagagaaaaatccattaagaaaataatatgtaaatattcTTATGTAGCAGATTTATATGAAGGagatattttatttattccTTCCTTGTGGTTACATTATGTTTACAACATGCCACCACATACATATATCAAAAGAAAATACAAACAAATTCATCAATTCtgttttattaaaaagaaaaaaaaaaaaagaaaaaaaagtaaaagaaaattaaaaaataaacatataaaagCAACCTTAAATgaaaggaaaaaatatatacgCCTTTTTTCATATGGATATTCTAAATTTAAATTCATAGGAAACAAtcaaattaaaaaaaaaaaaaaaaaaaaattatcacacattcataataaaaaacaaaataagatatatctaaaaaaaaatggttactataataatgaaaatattaacaataGTGATAATTTCTTGATTAATGAAGATGAATTAATAGAACATTATAATCACCTAGAAAATCcttcatattatttacaaagtaaatataatataaacaacaacacatataataataacaactttataaataatactTCAAAAGGTATCATTTCTAAAGaagatattataaacaaaaataattatcCTATAAATGTAGAgaaagatatatataatcattcGCAAAAtagtacatatataaacaccaaattaaatataagtatcaattatttttttagaaACAAAAACGAGGCTATgatttttaataaaaaggatTTATATGGAAATCAAGATATAAATGTAGCCAATcaaatttttaaaaaaattcaaaagGAAATAGAACCATTATTACATATGAATccaaaatataaaaatttttatatacaaaaaattaaggGTTTTCTTTACGCAAACTTAGATGaagattatatataa
- a CDS encoding hypothetical protein (conserved Plasmodium protein, unknown function): MLRLSNSFHTGSSTASKKCQGGKKIKNKGYVGKRDKEYKDENKDETNNNNNNNEEGNVCENGNINESDYFNTNNKDECYKIYDKSNTYDDYICDDYNINNYNSSYIEHFNNSLNKENNILYKNKKNYFNVNRPSVIKKKMTCNEEKEMKNISVPLYNYKTKEMNELSFDISNLNISPMNRKYINKKTSLKSICTNNNKRNILIDDLKTIKSEIVELRNDNNTCNEKLVKDLVMYSFSNSVQMDLKKEDMLIQYEKYKNNKKEKKRKHNKIYKMKYKIFKKSVLYSNYYGPDIIHMFNQTKLNLSFYQREIDDFLNVIRNLQNIVLIEREKYNELKEVLKYTTEEIEKENNKLYEELNTYKQKYNKLKGYISNIGYGNLFNLKYNDDKNIKYNNNKEKSYMDLGNLYDNEYNEDNYDCIDMDKQVEKEYDYVIVNKNFNIGNDHCNNKYMNRSRNSKNSSLLNYLDF; the protein is encoded by the exons atgttaCGATTGTCTAATTCGTTTCATACGGGTTCATCAACTGCTTCTAAGAAATGTCAAGGggggaaaaaaataaaaaacaaagGATATGTAGGGAAAAGAGACAAAGAATataaagatgaaaataaagatgaaacaaataataataataataataatgaagaagGTAATGTATGCGAAAatggaaatataaatgagtcagattattttaatactaataataaagatgaatgttataaaatttaCGATAAAAGTAATACTTATGATGATTACATTTGTgatgattataatataaataattataatagtTCATATATTGAACACTTTAATAATTCgttaaataaagaaaataatatattatacaaaaacaaaaagaattattttaatgTTAATAGACCAAGtgtaattaaaaaaaaaatgacatgtaatgaagaaaaggaaatgaagaatatatCCGTGCCcttatataattataaaacaaaagaaaTGAATGAATTATCATTTGATATTTCTAATTTGAATATATCTCCTATGAATaggaaatatattaataagaAAACTAGTTTAAAGAGTATATgtacaaataataataaaagaaatatattaattgaTGATCtaaaaacaataaaaagTGAAATAGTAGAATTAAgaaatgataataatacatGTAATGAAAAATTGGTTAAAGATTTGGTTATGTATTCATTTAGTAACTCAGTTCAAATggatttaaaaaaagaagacATGTTAATAcaatatgaaaaatataaaaataataagaaagaaaagaaacgaaaacataataaaatttataaaatgaaatataaaatatttaaaaaaagtgtattatattcaaattattatggtccagatattatacatatgttTAATCAAACGAAATTAAATCTGAGTTTTTATCAAAGGGAAATTGATGATTTCTTGAATGTTATAAGGaatttacaaaatat AGTTCTAATAGAAAGGGAAAAATATAACGAACTTAAAGAAGTGTTGAAATATACCACAGAAGAAATAGAAAAAGAGAACaacaaattatatgaagaattaaatacatataaacaaaaatataataaattaaaaggttatatatcaaatattGGATATGgaaatttatttaatcTAAAGTATAAcgatgataaaaatattaaatataataataataaagaaaagaGTTATATGGATTTGGgaaatttatatgataatgaatataatgaagataatTATGATTGTATAGATATGGATAAACAAGTGGAGAAAGAATATGATTATGTGATagttaataaaaatttcaATATAGGAAATGATCATTGcaataataaatatatgaatagATCTAGGAATAGTAAAAAttcttctttattaaattatctAGATTTCTaa